In the Sphingobacterium sp. PCS056 genome, AATCTAGGCCCACAAGTAATCTATTGCGCATACCACCGATATGAAAATCACCTGTAAAATTTTGTTGTGCATTGAAGTTAGTTGCTACATAATTTTGAAGAGCTGCATATCGGTTAATCAAGGTGTCGTTGGTATTTTGCAAGTACATAATGTATTGAAAGTAACCATCAGATTTACGTCTGTTATAATTGACAGTTGTGTTGGATGTCCACTTCTCATGGATACGGTAGGTCACATTTCCACGCAAGTTGGTACTTGGGTTTTTAAACGTTACATCATTGTTGGTGTAAGACTTGTTAAAGTTAAATTGTAATTCATCAGGCGTTCTTGCAAACAATTGACGGGAACGATTGAGGAATACCATCATAGGATTAGTCGCTTTGCTCTGATAAATTTCCGCATCCAGTTGAATGTCTAATTTGTCATTTGGTCTGTAAAGTAAAGAAGGTGCAACAAAAAATGATTTATTAAATCCTGCGTCCTGGAATGTCCCAGTGTGCGAATATGCTGTATTGATACGGCCGAGAAGTTTTTTGTTTGCTGTCAAAGGGCCGTAAACATCTGCTGTCACGCGATGTTGTGCATAGCTACCAAAGATATAATTGACACGTCCACCTATAGTATCCAACGGTTTTTTAGTGATGTTATTGATCAATCCACCAAAGCCAACTGCAGCACCACCATACAAAGAACCTGAAGGACCTTTAATCACCTCGATTGTTTCTAAATTAGCGGGATCAGGATTCGTGCTGGCAATGCTGACTACACCATTGACCATCGCTGCCTGTGTCGTAAATCCACGTAAGGTGTAGTAGGAGACTCCATCTCCGGGGCGACCGGTCGCTGCCCATAATTTGTCAATACCCGAAACATTGGCCAATGCATCGTCATAATTTGTATTTACTTGACTTTTTAGCAATTCTTTGGTAACAACAGCATAAGATTGCGAGTTTTCCATATTGCGAAGAGGCATTTTAGATACGTATAAGCTTTGTTTGCGCGTATACTTATTCTTGTTAGTGCCATTGATCACTATTTCTTCTAGTGTGGATTGGTTCTCGGTAAGATAGATGTCAGCAATGGTATTTCTTTTTTCTTCTATCTGGATCTCTCGGGTCTGAGATTGAATGCCAATGGCTGAGATATAGATTTGTGCAGGACCGGGTTTTACTGATTTTATGAGATAAGAACCGTTGGTTCTAGTAGAAACGCTGATGTCCTGAGGAAGTAGTTTGACCGTGATGCCTTCAACTGGCTTTCCATCCGCTGAGAATATTTTCCCATATATTTCTGTTTTTTGTTGCGCTTGCGCATGGAGAGAGCATGGAAGCAGCAGCATGAGGTAAATGATAATATTATTCATAGTGTTTATTTCTTTTATTTAGATTAATTATAAACAGTGCAAATATATTATTCATGTTACACTTTTCAAAGCGTAATTTTATTATCCTTTATTTTTATTGAAAAAGACAGTTTGTGTTTTTTGGACGGTCACAATCGCGCTATATAAAATGCCCGAAAAGCTTATGTGGAGATCATGAGTGTGGTGAAGCGTTGACAATCATTTTATTTAAGATACTAATATTTTGTTGTCGTCTATGAAAATAGAGTCAATATGATCTATGGAAGATAAATTGACTCTACTTTTTAATCAACGATCTAATCAGAATATCGCAAGTAGCTCAATTACACTCCAATGCTTTTGTAATGCAGTTGCGTTAATCCTGTTTTGAACTGTTTGGTTGAGACAAGTTTTAGGTTTTGCTCCGGTCTCCCGTCCTGAAAGAGTTTGGTTCCATTTCCAACTAAGATCGGAATAATCGAAATCACAAATTCATCAATTAAATTGTCCCTTAAAAGCGCATTGACGATTTCAGCTCCACCATCAATAAAAATTTTTTTTCCGGCTTCACTTTTCAATTTTAATATGAGGTCCTTTAGATCCGCTGTGTAGAAACTGGTGTTGCCAATAGCTGGTTTTGGAGTTCTCGTTATGATGTAAGATCGCTTATCTGCATGGTGAAATTCCGGAACGTGCCTCATGATCCAATCATATGTTTTTCTCCCCATCACTACCGTATCTACAGATGCTATAAACGTTGCATAACCGTAGTCTTCACCTTCCTGTTCTACTAGGGATAAAAAACCCAGGTCATCATTTGGTTTAGCGATATAGCCATCTAAACTCATAGCAATATATAGGATTACTTTTCTGTCTACCATATGCTGTTTCTTTATTTTAAAATTATACTTCTTTCATTTACATACAATGGAAGTCAGGTTTCACTACTTTGATCTAGCATAGTAGGTTGAATCACGAACTTCTATATTTGATCATGGACTTAGTTATCTTTTAAGTTGACCTCTTTTTTTTCTCCATTTTTGTCTATGGTCACTCGTTTTTCTATATGAGCCTGATCCCTGTAATGCTGTCTAGCAGAGGCATAGTTAGTATTAGATCCGGTATATCCCCAGTAATTATAATAATTAGTATATCCAGTTACATACGAATAGTTATACGAGTTGGTAAAATCAAAACTGGCCATGATCACATATGTCCCAGGGAGAAGATCCGCAAATTCAAAATGTCCCTCATCATCATAAACCTTCGCTTTCTTAATTCCTGCTCCAAAATTTGAATCTAATGGTACCTCAGGTATTTTCCCTTGTTTTTTTATCTTTTTATTAACGGCGGTCCACTCTTCGTAGTATGCAGAATTTGGGAAAAGTGTGATTTCTGTACCCTTTGGAGCAAACTGTTTTTTGGCCGTATTGACCAGTCCGCCCAGTTTCTTGCCCGTGTTATCTTTTGCATAGGCTGTTCCTGTAATAACACTACTACCTGTTGTAATCTGCTGTACCGCCTGTTCTTTATTGAACTGACTTTTTATCGGTTGGTAGTCTAGTTCTTCATTGGTACAGATTTCCCACATGCCATTGCCCAAGGACATTTCCCGTTGCCATAAACGGTGATCTTTTTTGTCAATCACATAGTTGTAGATCGCTCCTGTGCTTTCTTCCAATACGGAGGCTAACCACGTATCATGGTTTCCGGTTTTAGGTGAACGATAAGCATAACTTTTAACCTCTTTGATGATGTAGTTGGAAGTTAAAGTATCCGAGTTGTCATCGTAATAAAACTGCGAAAAAGTTCCTTTATAGCCTACAGTGAGAGGTAAGGTGGTCATCATATTATCAGCTAGGTTGAAATCAATAAATGAACCTGGTGATTTTAAATTCAATATTTTATCCTTTTTGGTTTTTTTTGAATAATAATTCCCTCTTATGGTTTCTCCAAAATCGAGGTTGAATTTACTTCCGCTGCTTTCAGATTGGTAACTGATCGATCTTAGGGTCTTAGCATCTGCAACAGACGTTCGGATATTAGACCACTCATTACTTTTGTCTGTGTATTTGTAATGGAATATCAATTGATTGTTTTCGTAAGAGATGTCATAAGTCATCGTTCCTTTCTTTGTCCAGCTAGTATCCTTTACATAGTATACCGTGTATAAAGATTTTTGAGGTTTAAGATAAGACGTATTAATATCAGGACTGCCAGGTGCAATCATTTTTTGACAAAGTGCTATAAAAGGAAGCAGATTAAGTACGAGTATAAGAGTTTGTTTATTCATGTGCATTTTTACTATAAAAAAGATAAAAAGGGCGTTAAATATTCACTCATTTAATTTTTATCTAAGATAATAAAAATGTAAAAAAATAGAAGCACTTCAGTTCTTCGTATTTATCAAGCCACATTTATAGCCTATTTCTTTTTTTTCGGGTGCTGGGGATGTAATGATACTTATCTGAAGATATACTATGTTTATTACTTAATAGATATCTTGATGTTGCACCGTTTGATTTTGAAGTAATTAGATAATAGGATTATTAAAGTGAAGTACGCGGAGTGCAGAAGAATTTTAAATTTAAAAATTTATTTTTGATAGGTACAAGTCAGGTATAGCGTGTTAAAACTGAAATAGAGGTAGGCTGATATAGGACTTAATTTCTTTTGCGTATTGTTATGATAATAAAAATGAGGATGGTCAATAACAGAATTTTGCCTGCCAAAAAACCATAATCAAAACTGCTCATCGGAGTATTGCCGACAAATAGGATATTTAAAATACTGAATAGTATATATACACAAATTGCAATAGCTGTCCAGAAAAATACTTTTTTCATGATATAGATTATAGGATAGATTTAAAAGGCTGCCAGTAGACAGCCTTTCAAATTAAATTTAAGCGTTACTATTTCGTAACAGTCGTCACTGTTGGTGTGTAGATACCAAATGTGATTGCAGATAATAGACCATTTACAAAAGATTGTCTAGTATGTACGGTGTAATTTTCAGCACCTTCAGCCATTGCTTTAGAATCTGAAACTCCAACTGGAGCCAAACCGGCGATCACATAATGGTTCCATTTTGTTACTTGTTGACTTCCTTGTGCACCTTTTCCTACTACACTGGTGTAAGAATAACAAGAGGTTAGCATAGCAGAAACTGTTAAGACAGCTGCGAATTTGAAAAACATTTTCATTTATTTATAATTTAGTAATATATGTAGCTGATTTATTGTATATCTATATAGTTTAATTCCAAATATCGGTAGTCATTAATTTTTGGGATTATAAAATATAAATAGTGCAGCAAGATATTAATTTTAATTAATATTTATTGATAATCGTGATATTGAATTTAAATCTGTTATTCTACTGTAGTTGATAAGCTACAGTAGTCATATGAAGATGAAAGCTCAATTCATTTTTATTTTACTTTAAAATAGCCTATTATTCTTTTCTTATTTCTCTGAATTTTAACACATTTCGATTGTTAAAGTGTGATTATATCTGACATTTTCGGTATCCCACCGATACCGCGTACAAAACATAGATATCCGGATTTTTTGTCTCATCACTGCTCTACTTTTGTAGTAGATATTTCAAACTAGTATAAAACAAAAATGAAAGAGAAAATTTCAGCAGCCCTTACAGCCCGATATAAAGAGCTGGGTTTTGAAGCAAAAGCAATTTCGGAAGTAGCCCATTATTTGGCTAAAAAGGTAATCTATGAAGAAGATATTGATGGTGCGATCCAAGATGTAAAAGGGCTGCTGGAAGCCTTTCAGCGTAATGCAAGTACACCAATTCGATGTGCTGTTATTAATCACAGCAAGTGTATCGGTCAAACTTCCATTTCATGCAAATAATCTAGGCGTTGGAATAGACGGCCATTAATTACAGATAAGCTCTCCGTCAGGGAGGGCTTTTTTTGACAAAAAGAAATGATTATGAAGATAGGACAAAAAGGATTACAACTGATAAAGGATTTCGAGGGTTGGTACAGCAAACCTTATCTCGATCCTATTGGGATACCCACTATAGGTTATGGATTTACCTATTATCTTCCCAGCAGACGGCGGGTCGCCATGCAAGATATTCCACTCACAAGAGAAGAAGGTGATCGGATGTTAACCGATATCCTTACATATTATGAAAATGATGTGCTGAGACTAGTGATGAAACCCCTCAAGCAATCACAATTTGATGCATTGGTATCTTTCACATACAATTTGGGTGCGACAAACTTAGGTAAATCAACATTGTTGAAGAGGATCAATCAAGATCCAAATGATAAGCGTATTGCAGACGAGTTTATGAAATGGGACAAAGCAGGAGGGAAGGTTTTACCTGGTTTGGTACGACGTAGAGCGGCAGAAGCAAAATTATATTTTAGTTAGGCATGATGGAACTATTGGAATTAGTGGAACGATTTGGTACGCCTGTGATCACCGGAATAATTGGTTATTTCGTTGGGCGTCCAAAGCAGCAAGCAGAGGTGGAAGCCACCAATGTCGAAAATGCAGGAAAGGTGATTGATAAATGGGCAGGTTATGCAGATCGCTTGGAGAAGAATATCGAACAGCTACGCGCTGTCATTGAAGATTTAAACGATGCTTTGCGCATTGCAAATGATGAGCATATAGCTTGTGCAAAAACATTAGCGAAGCTACAGGCGGAATATGATGACCTCATGAAACTTTTTAATGAATTACAAATTGAATGAAAGAAAATTAAAAATGAAGATAATAGCAGGAATGATCGTAGTCATACTTTTAGTTAATGGCTGTGGTTTATTTAAAAAAACCACAAAAATAAAGCAATCGGAAATAAATGAAAACATAAGCGCCATAGAGCTTGATTTAAAAAAAGAGAATGAAACACTGGTGACAACGGAAACAGATTTGCAATCTTTTGTATGGCTGGATGGAGAGACTATGATACAATTAGAAGGAGAAAATGTTAGGATTGAGAAAGATGGTACCGTCCTTATGGGTAGAGGTAAAGTCCATCAGAAAAGCCGAGAGCAATCCAGTGCAGTGCAGTTGATGAGTAAAGCTACAAAATTGGAACAACATGAAAAGAAACAGACAGCGATTGAAACAAAACAAAAAAACACTTTCGAAAAGAAAGCTTCCAGTCGTGTCAGTAAGCTAGAATCGAGTATGATATTCTGGTTTTGCATCACTCTTTTTATACTAATTTTCAGTTGTGTACTCTGGATCAGGAAAAAGATCAGATAGAAATTGCACGATGTAAAAAAAGACCACTTACCTTTTGTTAAGATGGTCTTTTTTTTGTGTTCATGGACTACGAGTTTTGGACTTCTCGGGTTTTTACTTGCTCCATATTTCTGATATAATTTTGGAGATAAACTCATTTTTAATTGTATATAATGGGTGTTATCGTCTTCCGTTTCAGATTAAAAGTACCTGATGTTTTCGAACGATCACTTAAGGGCTCTATTTACTGTTATACCGCGTATGTATGAGGTAATAATTTGCGATCTGTTTAATTTCTTTTTTAAAATCACCGTACATGTCGTATTGATTACAGGCACAGATAATGGATTTTTGTAGAGTATCGTTACTAATATTCAGGTACGGGATAGTTTCCTTATAGATCGTGCTTTTTACTTTAGTCTTCAACGAAACCAATTTTTCTGGCTGAAAGATTCTGAGTAC is a window encoding:
- a CDS encoding TonB-dependent receptor, with the protein product MNNIIIYLMLLLPCSLHAQAQQKTEIYGKIFSADGKPVEGITVKLLPQDISVSTRTNGSYLIKSVKPGPAQIYISAIGIQSQTREIQIEEKRNTIADIYLTENQSTLEEIVINGTNKNKYTRKQSLYVSKMPLRNMENSQSYAVVTKELLKSQVNTNYDDALANVSGIDKLWAATGRPGDGVSYYTLRGFTTQAAMVNGVVSIASTNPDPANLETIEVIKGPSGSLYGGAAVGFGGLINNITKKPLDTIGGRVNYIFGSYAQHRVTADVYGPLTANKKLLGRINTAYSHTGTFQDAGFNKSFFVAPSLLYRPNDKLDIQLDAEIYQSKATNPMMVFLNRSRQLFARTPDELQFNFNKSYTNNDVTFKNPSTNLRGNVTYRIHEKWTSNTTVNYNRRKSDGYFQYIMYLQNTNDTLINRYAALQNYVATNFNAQQNFTGDFHIGGMRNRLLVGLDFLSQKTETHNSPYVQTDQINTSYDDPDYYKFNAAFIDAAIAASNGSKTNNRGRTEVFGAYVSNVLDITSQLHLNLALRMDYFNNKGTYNIDKDTTTGAFNQTAFSPRAGLVYEAIKDQVSFFANYQNGFKNVSPVVQPHPSISGDFKPQQASQWEAGVKFNLLEDKIGLTASYYDISVDNMIRPETVEIDGKSYNISVQDGTRLSRGVDLDLTAAPIQGLNVILSYSFNDSKTTKAAATVNNLRPTEAGPKNLSNIWANYTLQQGTLKGIGIGFGINHASENIITNSVPTGTFVLPSYTLLNASLSYGYKHMEFAVKANNLTNQTYFKGWTTVNPQMPRNILGSIAYRF
- a CDS encoding dihydrofolate reductase family protein, which encodes MVDRKVILYIAMSLDGYIAKPNDDLGFLSLVEQEGEDYGYATFIASVDTVVMGRKTYDWIMRHVPEFHHADKRSYIITRTPKPAIGNTSFYTADLKDLILKLKSEAGKKIFIDGGAEIVNALLRDNLIDEFVISIIPILVGNGTKLFQDGRPEQNLKLVSTKQFKTGLTQLHYKSIGV
- a CDS encoding Bor family protein — encoded protein: MFFKFAAVLTVSAMLTSCYSYTSVVGKGAQGSQQVTKWNHYVIAGLAPVGVSDSKAMAEGAENYTVHTRQSFVNGLLSAITFGIYTPTVTTVTK
- a CDS encoding lysozyme, which produces MKIGQKGLQLIKDFEGWYSKPYLDPIGIPTIGYGFTYYLPSRRRVAMQDIPLTREEGDRMLTDILTYYENDVLRLVMKPLKQSQFDALVSFTYNLGATNLGKSTLLKRINQDPNDKRIADEFMKWDKAGGKVLPGLVRRRAAEAKLYFS